Genomic DNA from Prunus persica cultivar Lovell chromosome G1, Prunus_persica_NCBIv2, whole genome shotgun sequence:
CCAAAATATTTCTGAAACCCAATCTTGTATATGCTAAAATACATAATTGGTCCACATTTAACGGCTTGAACTCATATGATTATGAGAACACAAGACGACATGCTAGgagcttttaaaataaataaattctcatCCTAATATTCACGTTCATAAACAGTGTGCCCGTGCTCAAGTTGATGataactttcttttttcttttcatttgttttcaaGGGCAATTTTGAGGATGAGGACGAGGGATTTTGAGGGTGGTTGGGAATTAACATGCATTTGAGTTGGCATATAGGTTTGGAGTCACATTGCCACCTATCTAAAGATCCAAATTGTTCcaagattaattaaaatgaaTAAGGTGTCCTTTTAGTTGTCAACTTTTAGATGTCCAAATGCCTATGTATTTTTAGGCTGTCATGATCCATCAAACCCTGAAGACATAAagaaatatttatccaagtttcTTCCTAGGGTCCAATCTTTTTTGTGAAACCTATTAACCAATTTTGTGTAACTACTTTCCATGTGCTAGAACATGCCATAAAATAATGTCAGCTCTCTTCCACCCCCCTATCTCCAACCTCAGAAGAAacctgatatatatatatatatatatatatatatatatataatatagttgCCAGAGTGTCTAAGCAAAGATCCAAGGACCACTGTTCTTCATTTTTAACAGCACCACTTTTCCTATATGCTTTTGTTTATGTCAATCTTGTACAACCACATAGAATTATATATTGTATAAATAGGCAGCAAATTAAGCACCAACagcaaattaaagaaagagaCATGGAAGCTCGCAGTTGTATTGTTCTCTCAGCTTTGCTCATCCCTTTTCTGCTTGGAACAGCTTGTGCTCAACTTAGGACAGATTTCTACAAAGGCACATGTCCAAATGTTGAGTCCTTGGTCACCTCAGCTGTCAAAACCAAGTTCCAGCAGACCTTTGTGACTGCTCCAGCCACTCTAAGACTCTTCTTCCACGACTGCTTCGTTCGGGTTAGTAGTCAGTCCCGTTCGAATTCTAACTTTCGGTTTCGATACAATTGTTTTAGGCTCATCAGCTTTCCAACCAAGTTGGTGTGTGGTTAATTTAATGTACTGGATTTATTGTTACAGGGTTGTGATGCTTCCGTGTTGGTTCAATCACCGACGAATCAGGCGGAGAAGGATCATCCCGATAACCTTTCGCTAGCTGGAGATGGATTTGACACGGTGATCAAAGCCAAGGCAGCGGTTGATAGTGACCCTAACTGCAGAAACAAAGTTTCATGTGCAGATATTCTTGCTCTGGCAACTAGAGATGTTGTAAACCTGGTAtggaaattctttttttcccgttagtttctcttttcaatttaGTCTTTGTTGTCATCAAAGTTGGACAGAAGCCAAAGAAGCTTTTTGAATTTAAGCAGCCAATGACTGCGACATAAAGTTACGTCTGTAACTACTACCATTatgtaaattatttatatatatatatatatatatatatattcgaataatactttatgttttgttgtttCATGCAGGCTGGGGGACCATCTTATACAGTTGAATTGGGGAGGCGTGATGGAAGGGTATCTACTATTGCCAGTGTTCAAAGACGTCTTCCTCACCCTACTTTCAATCTCGACCAGCTTAACACCATGTTTAGCTCTCATGGTCTCACCCAAACTGACATGATCGCATTATCAGGTAgtcttttttaataattggcTTACGATTCATACGGTTTTTAAGTTTACGATTGTTTTGGTCCAAAATATCTGGGCATATTATATTGTCAAACTGTTAATTTACGGTTTCATGAGAGAGCACTACTATTATCCACGCATTCTTGAGGATTGTCTTGAGGTTTTTCTAACTTGTATGCTCTTGTAGGTGCACACACACTTGGCTTCTCTCATTGCAACCGCTTCTCAAATCGAATCTACAACTTCAGCCCCGCAAAGCGTATTGATCCAACACTGAATTCAGCATACGCATTGCAGCTCAGACAGATGTGCCCCATTAACGTGGATCCAAGAATCGCCATTAACATGGACCCAACCACACCCCGGACATTTGACAATGTCTACTTCCAGAACCTTCAGCAAGGAAAGGGTCTGTTCACCTCTGATCAGATACTATTTACAGATAAAAGAGCACAGGCCACCATCAACACATTTGCATCAAGCAATGCAGCCTTTAACCGGGCTTTTGTGCAAGCCATGACCAAGTTGGGCAGAGTTGGGGTTCTGACTGGAAATCAAGGTGAAATTCGGAGTGATTGCACCCGTCCGAACTAGAACAATGGAGTACCATTAGGATAGCTTCATCTGGATTTTACCTCCATGCtatttttataatgatttaatttttttctggAATTGTAAATTCTTGGAGTATCATAAATTGTTCGTATGATGCATGGTCAGGATGTTTGAGTTTCATTCATTCGAAGACTATACTAATACAATTAGCACACTGCTTAGTTGTGCAAGGAATGTTCAAGTTGCTCAAATAATACATTCTAGCAGTTGAATTAAACTGGAAGACTTGAACAGGTCTCTTTAGAGCCATCCAAGTTTGAAGAGAATCAGTCGGATGATAAAttgataattaattatatattactgTAGGAGGGACTAGTatgcaaataaatattttgagaaaaatatatggATGACCATCCTCATTCACTTCCTTATCAAACCTGTTTCTCTGAATTATTGTTCTGACTGGAATTATATTGAACAACCTAGTGGACTATGATATCCCATTTCTCATGCCCCATGCAGGCCTATTTTTGCTATATATGTATCTTACAAATCATCTTTTGTTGCTGTCTTAAGTGATTAAGAATGTTTACCTGCACTCGAAGTTCTCTCTTCGAATTCTCCCCCtagcttgtataaaaaataataataataatctctTTTTGGTCtgcattttcttcatcaatgGAGCTTTCATCACAATCTTGAACAttataattacaaaattaaatgaGTTTAAACACCAGTTGGTAACTGCCAAGACAATGACCACTTGCAACTTTAATTAAGTTGAAGGGACCCCTGCAACAGCAAAGACAGACAGGGTTCTATTGATTGATCTACTCTAATTCTATTTACCTACAATTAAGCTGATTGATTGAATAGTcaatagaataaattttagTGAGACTAGATCAATCAATTATCTTAATTGTATGTAAGTAAAATATGGATAGTTAAAACAACAAGGTGTGGTGAGGTGGGCAAACTGTCATCTCCAGCTAGCGAGACCCGTTGGAAGCATTTTGTGGCCAGAAATAAGACGAACTCCAAGCGGGAATTAATCTCACCCTTCAAGTGTGGAGACACCTCGtgatatttaccaaaaaaaataaaatatatagataGTTAAAGTAAGAACATATCAATCAACATCTTCCTATTGAAGATAATTAATCATTTAGGTCTCATCAACAATTTCAAGGACTCAATTGCTCAAACTGGAGTTATTGCGTGGTGCAGGTGATCATATTGGTTAACATGAGCCATGAGTTTAGTATGGGCTTTCACAGGTGATCATATTGGTTAACATGGCCTTGAGTTTATTATGGGCTTTCACATTGATGGCATGAGTTCGGCAAAGGACATGGCCATATCCGCTTCAGGGAGGCTATAATGAAGGATAATAATGAGAAGTCTTTAATAGCCGTCCGATCAAATGCTGAGTTATTATTTGACTGTTGGATTGAACCCTTCTAATATAAACCCTCAACATAGCCTACCTGCTTATAAGAGTGTATTctatttagattttaaaagaatttaaagAAGTTTGAAAGTTCAAGTGTATTCAATCACGATTTTATAAAAGTCTATATAATtctgggtgtattcaattcagACTTTTTAAACTCCATTCAAATTTGGATGTATTTAATCACGACTTTAAAAGACTTCATAAAAGTGTGGgtgtattaaaaaaactcaTTGATTTTAAAGGAAATACAAAAGAGTTGAATTTCGTTGATTATAGACTAATTTTAGGCCATCAAAATCTTTGCTTCACCCCAAAGATTTTGATAgatgtattatttttattttcaagataTGATTTCACTTCTATTAACACCATCTCATCATGGCTATCACCACCGCCGCAGCCGCCACCCCTAGCACCATCGCCGCCGCcgcctccacctccaccaccacccacTGCCACCCTCACTACCACCCCCACTGTCACCACAACCACCGTCACCACCATGATCGTCACTGCCACTGCCACTggcaccacctccaccaccaccacccttACCCCCACCTCCACCACCCCTACTATCAGCCCCACCATCACCCCCAcagtcaccaccaccacaaccactgccagcatcatcaccatcaaTGCCACCATCGCTACCGCCACTCCCACTACCACCCTTACCTCCTCCACCACTACCTCCCCCACCATCACCCACaaaccaccatcaccaccgttatcaccatcaccaccaccgtCATCACCCCTAAACCCTTTGTTTTTTGAGTCCTATAAACTCCATTAAAAtcaatattttaaaactttaacAAATTCAGTTAAAATCTATACACGAATTCATTTAAAATCTATGTGGAGTTTGTAGAATTCAGtcaaactcaattaaattcaattaaacTCCATCAACTTTATAACtcttttaaattcatttaaaatctaaattgaatacaccatCCTAAGACTCTTTGGTTTGTTTCTGGGCTTGAGCTCACCCCAgcaccccaaaaaaagaataataataataactctcaaattctcaattacCAATCCTGGTTTGCTTTATTGATTTAATGTTCTTTTAATTTAGGTTCTTCTAAATCTGTAAAGATCATATTTCCGTTCTTCAGGACCTGCAAGGAAATCTATAAAGATCATTTGTAAAGATTAGGGATAGGGATTGTGTTGCTAGGGACACCAAATGTGCCACATCAttaatctttattttattaaattgtcatggtttcaaaaatacaaaatataaatatgattATACTTATGAAAACATGTAATGTATTAAGAATGGTGGTGAGGATACACCTTGGGTTAAAGtagtgagcaaaaatatttcccaTATTAAGGGgtaattaagtttttttttttttaacaaaaaatatataatctaTTTagtaaaaggcagagaatggtaaaacattcaaaataccagaaaatgcccttggttaattcaaacattaagaattggaattattaattaaatgataaattcacatttttttatactaaaaataaaatcaaataataggtcctacttttatggaacataactatctatattatattttcttaattttaaaaataaaataaaaaataaaaaataaaactgatTGGCACATACATGAGCATGTGCTAAGGgactaatatatatgtatatataaagccaCATTTAACATAACATCGCGGGTCTAAGTTCTGTTGTTAACGCTTATTACTTGGACTTTTTTGGGCCTGCGTGTCCTTGTGGCTCATCCCAATATTAAACTGGACCTAAATACATGGATAGGCATAAGAAAGTAAGGTAGATGCCACCAAGGATAAAATTCTTTTGGACTTATTGAAGTACACAAGGCTGTACAGCtcaaaattctttttcttttctcttttcgtGGGTGACGAGAGGGATTAGAGGAAGCACAATGCAAAACGCTTGAAACCTGTCGGAGACTACAATTAAGGGTAATTCAACTTCAATCATACTATTATAGAAGATGCATTTTGTGGTAGTGTTCTGTCGGTGATTTGTCTGGGAAGTGCAAGATGCTGAAGTCTTCCTTGTGCAAGAACAAAAGATACCGCAATGTTCAACTAATAAGGCCAGCAAACCAAGTGAAAGGAAAAACTAGTTTCTACCATCTCACAGATGTAAGCTTACCAATCTTGAACTTAGGCAAGGAGCATTAGAATGCAGCAGCATAAGTAACAAAGAAACAATCTTGTGTTCAACAGAATTACGAACTGGAGACCGTCAATTACCTCTGGCCAAGCAGATCTTCTACttattttgatggatcaaGGAGAAACCAACATACAATCTGTGCTGTGTTTCATTATTAATGGTAGAGGGGTGCTATATTCAATGGTTCAATAGGAATAGGAAGCAACTATGCTTCAATACTCCGCAAGAGCAGCATGGTGAATGGGGCCAAGGAGCCAATACAAAGACAAGGAATTAGCTATATAAAAAGTGATTTAAGAGATAAACTTCTAAGTCCAAAGGGTACATTgcttttatataattttctctTGTCTCTCGGATAATGGGGGAGGCTATGAATCTTATGATGGATAAGGAGCaataacaacaaaacaatGCATCTTTTTATATACTGAGAAAGAGGCATCATATGGATTAGCAGTCAAAGACAAATACCAGGTGACAAATTGGAATTTAACATGTCCTTAACTTGTCCCACCTTGGATTTACAGAAAATTGATATCTTGCAAGAGGCTCAATTATTGTCATTTCTATATTTCTGGTTGGCTTATCTGTGATGTATCTCTTTCGAAAGTAACTATGATAACTTACGAAAATTCTTGCCGTGAGTTAGTCATAATCATCACTTTTATGTGCTTCAAAGAACTTAAGAATTatctgacccaaaaaaaaaaaaaaaaaaacacctttAGAATTATTGTTTCTCTTTCATTCTCAGACCCAAAAAGGAACGGAAAATTCAGTCAAATGTCTGACTTCTTGTAGTTGGAACTTCACCTTGCTCTGGACACTGTAACAGGGTGGAGGCCACTTCCCTTCCCTCAATAAGCAacgttttctttgtttgcatAGACGCGAAGAAGATAATGAACCAATGGACAGAAAGATGGAGTGAAAAAATGTTTGCAAATGTCCTATTTACACCGATGTAATGCGTGAGAATAGTATCTCAATTGTCCATTTATTAAGGTGACAACATAATTAGAATTTCAATAATGTAGATTTGCCAAGAAAGCGCACGCAAATTGAAGTATTAGTCCTATTTGAGCTTTAAACCATGGAAAAGCCAATGTGGCTGCTTTCTTTCCTGGTCAAATGTTGCACTAGAGCTGCTCATGGGAGTTGTGGGATCACTGCAGTCTCCTCCTCTATCTGATTTGAATGAGGCAGGCGAATCAAGTTCCTTTTCTTTATGGATCAGCTCAGCACATCCTAACTGAGGCTGGTAAGATTTTGAtctcttcttgttcttgctGCTTCCAATGCTTAATGTCAGCTCCacttcactatcttcatcacaGTCAGCTATACTcatatttttacttttgaaGGCCATGTGAGAGCTTGGCCCTGCTTGTTCTTGGTCAATTGTACTGACTCCTGTTGACATGTCTTCCTCGGCAGGCCTTTCAAGGTCAAATCCCCTTGACATTCTCAGGGTGTCTCCGGAGCAACTTCCACTGCCCTCTCTAGAGATCGGATCATCTCTCAACCTCTGAAGATGGAAATTATATCCAGAAGAAGCTTGAGTTGTTGAATTCTGCCAGTTAATCAACTGAGAATGGTTAATGTGATCTGCACTACTAGTCACCAGCCCCCGAAATCTGTTTCgtttcatctcttttttcagTTCATCCATTAGCATCTTTTGTACACTGTACAGTCGGTGTAGCTCTTGAATCTGCAATATTTGGTTTTCGGTTAGCATGGCTGTCATCAGTTTCAAAGTACTGAATTTATTAGACATGAAAAACAATCTGATTGGACAAGTACAAGACTTGGGATCTAATAAGCAAAAAGGGTGTCTTTGAATTGTGTATTGGAATAATTTGACTGATTTGCTTATCCAGCAAGATATTGTTGGTTTCACTTAAAATTGGTCACTGTCATCATTTACTTAAGGGGTTAAAtgagaagttgatgatgttgGTGAACCAATAAGCCTGAGATCTGCAACAGGGACTTCCCAGCTGTACAGATATTATTTACATGGAGAAGCTACTTCCCATGAAACTCAAAAGAGTTCATGCTTCATGGAACATGGATCAACATACAATTATCTTAAAGTGGAGCACAGAAACATAATATTCCTCATACCTGGTGTTTAAAGGTATCTTCATGCATCTGCATTGTCTTTTTTATGGTATCTATGTTGTGCTTGTCAAGCATCCTGTCCATCGAGTTCTGAATTTTGTCCTCGGTTCTAGCCTTCTTATACTTCTCCTTCAGCCCACTTTTCTGAAAATACTCCCAGTCATCCACGCGATGCACGGTTAAGCTGCTGCTATTTTCTGAGGTTCCTAATATATTGATGGCGTATTCAATTTTGGTTCCCATGCCTGAAGTAATATGCCAGTAAAAAAATGTTGGTAACTACAGAGAAACATATATTTTGAGGAAACACACACAACTGTTGCTATTGTATAGTGAGAGCTACCACATTGGGCTGtcatttgttttcaattttgacaGATAATGAGTATCATTTTAGGATACTAattataatgtaaaaattcatggacaaaacaaagcaaaaatcagaaagaacaaaagaaattacTGGCTTCAGTGGAGTAGGTGTGATATATAAAGGCACTAAGTGATGGTGGAAACATAGTCTAGTTGGACACCAAGTCTACCAATCCTACTACATCTAAGCACCGAGGAATAAGTAAAAAGATCTGGCCATTTTTGAATTATCttcaaatccaattcctaGTTCTAACCCATCTAGGTAGTGGAAGTCATCTCTCAAATTCACTGACACTTTGCTTTATATACTACATTTTGCTCCATGATCTTATTGGTTCCCCTTTTGGTGTGCAAATGCAGGCCGCATTTAGGAATAGGATCAGTTTGCtatatgaaacaaaacaacaagtTTCAAGGTGTCGAATGAAGGATGAACAAAAGGAATGGCTCAGAATTGTGTC
This window encodes:
- the LOC18793780 gene encoding peroxidase 16 — protein: MEARSCIVLSALLIPFLLGTACAQLRTDFYKGTCPNVESLVTSAVKTKFQQTFVTAPATLRLFFHDCFVRGCDASVLVQSPTNQAEKDHPDNLSLAGDGFDTVIKAKAAVDSDPNCRNKVSCADILALATRDVVNLAGGPSYTVELGRRDGRVSTIASVQRRLPHPTFNLDQLNTMFSSHGLTQTDMIALSGAHTLGFSHCNRFSNRIYNFSPAKRIDPTLNSAYALQLRQMCPINVDPRIAINMDPTTPRTFDNVYFQNLQQGKGLFTSDQILFTDKRAQATINTFASSNAAFNRAFVQAMTKLGRVGVLTGNQGEIRSDCTRPN
- the LOC18789152 gene encoding uncharacterized protein LOC18789152, which translates into the protein MGTKIEYAINILGTSENSSSLTVHRVDDWEYFQKSGLKEKYKKARTEDKIQNSMDRMLDKHNIDTIKKTMQMHEDTFKHQIQELHRLYSVQKMLMDELKKEMKRNRFRGLVTSSADHINHSQLINWQNSTTQASSGYNFHLQRLRDDPISREGSGSCSGDTLRMSRGFDLERPAEEDMSTGVSTIDQEQAGPSSHMAFKSKNMSIADCDEDSEVELTLSIGSSKNKKRSKSYQPQLGCAELIHKEKELDSPASFKSDRGGDCSDPTTPMSSSSATFDQERKQPHWLFHGLKLK